GGGGGAACAGGCGGTGGTGTTGGTGCCCCGGCGGGGCTATCGGGCCTTCATGAGCTGCCGCAGTTGCGGTGAGGCGGTGATGTGCCCCCACTGCGATGTAGCCCTGACCGTGCACCGCCGGGGCACGGGCCAGGAATGGTTGCGATGTCATTGGTGCGACCACCGCGCCGAGGTCAGCTCCCGCTGCCTCCACTGCGGATCTACGGCCTTCAAGCCCTTTGGCGCCGGCACCCAGCGGGTAATGGAGCAACTCACCAGCGAGCTGGCGGATCTCCGGGTGCTGCGCTTCGATCGAGATACCACCCGTGGCCGTGATGGCCACAGGCGCCTTCTGGACCGCTTTGCCGACGGAGAAGCGGATGTGCTGGTGGGCACCCAGATGTTGGCGAAGGGCATGGACCTGCCCCGGGTGACCCTGGCGGCGGTCCTGGCGGCAGATGGCCTGCTGCACCGGCCCGATCTGCGCTCCTCGGAGCAGTGCCTGCAATTACTGCTGCAACTGGCCGGCAGGGCCGGCAGGGGCGAGCAACCCGGGGAGGTGCTGGTACAGACCTACAGCCCCGACCATCCAGTGATCAACCACCTGGTGGATGGCCGCTACGAAGCCTTCCTCGCCGAGGAAATTAACCTGCGACGCCAGGCGGGCCTGATGCCCTTTAGCCGGGCCTGCCTATTGCGGATCCATGGGCCGACCGCCAGCGGCACGGCCACCGCCGCCACCAGCTTGGCTGAACAAATTCGAGCATCGGTGGAAAGGGCCGGCTGGTTGCTAATCGGGCCAGCACCGGCCCCGGTGGCGAAGGTGGCAGGCAAGAGCCGCTGGCAGCTGCTGCTCCATGGACCTGCCGATTCGATCTTGCCCCTACCCTCGGAAGCGGAGCTGCGCCAGGGATTGCCCGCGGGCATTGGCCTGGCCATCGACCCCGATCCAATCACGCTCTAGATCAAAGGGCTTTGGCAGAAACGAAATGGCTAGGCGGGCAGCTCGGGCAAGCCAAAACCCATCAGTACCTTCAGCCTCTGCAGGGTGAGCACCAGCAGCAGGCCGAGGCCAATTGCAAGCCCACCCAAGCCCACGGGGCTCCAGCGCCAGGATTGGAGCTCCAATCGATTCAGGGCCCCAAAACTCAACTGCCAGGCCAGGCCAGGCCGCCTACCCGCCAGGCGCTGGGCAGCCTGGGGCTCTGCCCGCCTGATGGAGCGGGGACGGGCCGGATCAAGGTCGATGCTCAGTTGGACCCCGGCAATCTCCTGCACCTGGCGCAGGTCAATTTCCAGCAGCAGTGTTTGGCGAACCCCCACCAGCCAATTGCGCTCCTTCAGTGAAAGATCAGGTTTTGGCAGCTGGATTCCCGCCAGTTGGGCTGCGCTAGCCAAATTGGCTCTCAACAACTGCAGGGCCTCAGCCGCTGGCTGTACTGGGCCCAACAGAAATTGGTTCTGGTCATCGGCGCCACCGGAAGATCGCTCCGGGGCGCTGTAGTGCAGGCCAGCGCGGCGCAGGGCCTGGCTGAACTGGCGCTGCCAGGGGGGTATGGGGCTGCGGCTGGTCTGGAGCTGGTATCCAATCTGGAGCCGGCCTGGCCCCTGGAAATGGACCTGGGTATGCACCTCCATGCACCCCCCCAGCAGGAGTGTCAAAAGCAGTAAAACAGCGGTCACCAGCACAAATCCCAGGGGTGCCTTGGTCGGGCCCACCGGCGGAGGCGGTGGGTCGTCACTTTTTTTGCGCCGACGGCTGCTGGCCCATTGCTGCATCCGCCCGGCAATCGGCTCGGCCTCACCAAGGGAAGGCAGGGAGATGGACCACTCCCTGGGACGCTCTAGGGCTGGGGCCTCCAGTACGCAAAGCAAGTCACTGGCCTGGGCCCGCAGGTTGGCATCGGAGCAGCGCTTTACCTGGCGGCAGCAGGCCATGGCCCGCACGCTGTTGCCCTGGCCCATCCAGGCCGTGGCCATCAACAACTGCAACTCGGCCCCCAGGGGCGTTGCCGCCGGAAAAGTTGCTACGAGGGGCTCGAGGCTGCGCAGCACCAGGCCGTAATCACCGCGCTCCAGGGCCGATCGGGCCGGCAGAAAAGGATCTTCCTGGGCGAGCTCCTCCATCACGCTGCCGGAGCCAACTCAGTGGAGCAGGGCACGCTGACTGCCAACGACCATCGTGCCAATTCCCGTTTTTGTGAATATCTCCAGCAAAAGGGCGTGGGGTACGCGGCCATCAATGATGTGGGCCGCCGAGACCCCTTGGGCCAGGGCGCGGATGCAGCATTCGGTTTTGGGGGTCATCCCCCCATTCACCACCCCAGCGGCAATCAATTCCCGGGCTTCGGCCAAGGTGAGCTGCCGCAGCAGGGATTCCGGCGATTCACGATCCCGCAGGATTCCGGGCGTGTCGGTAAGCAGGATCAACTTCTCCGCCTGCAGGGCTGCCGCCAACTCGCCAGCGACAGTATCGGCATTGATGTTGTGGGCCTGGCCGGCGAGATCGGCAGCCACGCTTGAGATCACTGGGATGTAGCCCGCCGCCAACAGGGGCTGGAGCACGGCGGGATTGACGGAAGCCACCTCCCCCACCAAACCATTGGAACCATCTCCATAGGGCCGGGCCGTGACCAGGCCGCCGTCGCTACCGCAAAACCCTACGGCCCTGCCGCCCACGGTATTGAGACCGTTGACGATGTGTTTATTGACCCTGCCCACCAGCACCATCTCGACCACATCCATGGTTTCTGGCGTGGTTACCCGCAGGCCATTGCGAAACTCCGGGGTGATGTTTAAGCGCCCGAGCCAATCATTGATCTCTGGCCCGCCGCCGTGCACAACCACCGGTTGCACCCCGACTGAGGCCAGCAACACCAGATCCCGATAGACCGCGTCCCGCAGGTTGGCGGTGGCCATCGCCGCCCCCCCGTACTTCACCACCACCCTCCGTCCAGCGAAGTGCTGGATGTAGGGCAGGGCCTCGCTGAGCACGGCGACGCGCAGGGTGTCGTCGCTGGTGACCAACGAATCGCTTGAAGCCAAAGAATCGCTAGGGGTCAAGGAACTGGAACTCCAGCCTGAGGGAGAAGGCTCAGGATGAACTCAGCTTGGCCTCTTGGTTGAACTTCAGCCACAAGATCTGCCCCGAAGAAGCGACCGAGCCGATCCTGCTGGGCATGCCATTTCTCCAGGGGCACCGCCCCGCATTGGAAGTGCATACGCAGGCCGTAGTGGCCCTGGCAATCCAACTCCTCAATGCTGAGTAGTTGGGGGGGGACGTCCTCATCCCAGAGCTTGAGCACCTCCAAGGAACTTTCCAGGTGGGCCTTCTGGCCATAGCGCCAACGCACCACATCCACCAGCAGCTTGCGCAGGGGCTCACTCTCGGGGAGTTCGCGCAGGGCCTTGAACTGGGCTGGGGGGCTTAGGCGCTTGGCGGGGGGCAGTTCGGAGGATTTGAGGGCAAGCCCACCAATGAAGATCGGCACCCCATAAAAAATGGTGGGCAAGCTGAGATTCGGACTGTCAGTGAGGTAAGCGATTGAACCGATCACCGTCAGCAGGGCGCCCGCGAGGGTGATCAGGCTGCCGGGCGAAAAAAGTGCTTGCATATGGCAATTGTCGGTTATTCCAATGGCGAGCGAGCTGGAGAGCCCAGGGGCGGAGTCAACCGTTGTGGGCACCCAGGAGTTGCTGGAGCAGCTCAGGGCAGATCGGCTTTGGCTGCTACGCCAAATCGATGCCGGCAACTATGGCGAATGGCGCCTCGACCTAGCGGCCCTCGAGAGGGAATTGGGCCAGCTGCTCGACCAAGTGCACCAAACCATGGAAGCCAAGTAGGGGGCTTCTAGGCAGCAAGGGGCCGAGTCAAAACGGAATGTCGTCATCGCCCAGATCCGGCACCAGCGGTGAGCTATTCCAGGCCGGGGCCTCTGGGGCTGAAGCAGCTGGGGACGCCGCTTGGGAAGAAGAAGAGGCAGAAGCCACCGGCGTGATGGCGGGCATGGGCGCCGGGGCATTGCCGACAACCCTGCGCTGGGGGGGTGGGGTCGAGCTGGCAACTGGGGCATTGCCGCCGGAACCCACAGGGCTGGCGGCGCCAATCGAATGGATGCGGGCCAGGGTGAATTCGGCCTTCTTTTCCTTTACCCCGTCCTGGCGGGTCACGGTGTTCATGCGCAGCCTCCCCTCCAGCACGAGCCTCTGACCGACCTGCACCCGGTTTTGCAGGTCCTGCGCCAGATTGCCCCAACCCACCACCTTCAACTGGCCCGGGGGATCGTCGGGGCGCAAGCCATCCAACTGGACAGCCATCTCGGCCACGGGGGTCTGGTTGTCTTGGGTGTAGCGCACCTGGGGTGCTTCCAGGACATCAACCTCGAGCAAACAGTGATTCACACCCCAGGAGCCATTGGAGTTGCCCATCCTGATGCACCGAGCTGAAATGCACCAGGGGAAACCAAGGATTTGGCTGCTGGCGGGCACCGGTGAGGGGCCCCCGTTGGCCAAGCAGCTGCTGGCTGAGGGCTGGCAGGTGCAGCTCAGCCTGGTCAGCGGATCGGCGGCATTGCCCTACGTAGCCCATCCCAACCTGGACATCAGGATTGGGGCCCTCGGCGGCGATGGGGCGATTGGCCAGATGCTCGAGCAGGCCCAAGCAAGGGGCAATTCCTTTGCCGCAGTGGTCGACGCCAGCCACCCCTTTGCCCGCCAGATCAGCGCAGATTTGGCCAAGGCCTGCATGGCCCGCCAGCAGCCCCTGCTGCGGCTATTGAGGCCAAGCCTGGAAGGGCCAGGGCAGATCCAGCTGCAAGCCAATCTGGAGGCCCTGGCCGATTACCCCTGGCATGGGGAACGGTTGCTATGGGCGATTGGGGCGCGCCAGCTCGCCAAGGCGATTGGCCTTAGCAAGGGTGCAGTGCACCATGCCCGGATCTTGCCCACGCCAACGGCCCTGCAGCAGGCCATGGCCTCGGGGCTAGGGGAGGGCCAGTTGGCCTGCCTGCGGCCAGCCGAACCCACGGCCCGCTGGGAAGACTCGATCGAGGCGGCCCTGCTGCGCCAGTGGGGGATCACGGTGGTCGTGGCCCGCCAGTCGGGGGGGATAACGGAGGCCAGTTGGCGGGCGGCCTGCGCAGGCCTCGGGGTGAAGCTGCTGCTGCTGCAGCGGCCCCCAGAACCGCCTGGGGTGGAATGCCTTTTGGAAGCTGAGCTGCTTGCGAGGCTGGCCGGCATTAAGGGACTGTTCAGCCCAGATGCTGGGCCAGCAAATCCGGCAGGGAGCACTGGGGCCTAGGACCCAGTTGGGTCACCACCGCACCGGCGCAGAGGGAGCCCAGCTGACCGCATCGCTCCAGGTCCTCACCCCTGGTGAGCCCAAACAGAAAGCCGGCGGCATAGAGGTCACCGGCCCCTGTGGTGTCAACCAGGGGACCCAGGCTGTAGGGGGGGATGGTGAAGGTCTGGTCGCCACTGAGCACGGTCGATCCCTGCTCGCTGCGGGTCAAAGCTGCAATGGCACAGCGGCCCCGCACCTGCTCGAGCGCCTCCTCAAAGGAATTGGATTTATATAGGGCTGTGATCTCCATTTCATTGGCGAACAGCACATCCACATGGCCATCTACCAGTGCCTGGAAACTCTCGCGATGGCGCTCTACGCAAAAGGCATCCGAAAGGCTCAAGGCCACCTTGCCGCCATGGGAGCGGGCCACATCGGCAGCGGCAATGAAGGCCTGCTTGGCCTCATCGCTGTCCCATAGGTAACCCTCCAGGTAGAGCACCTGGGCCTGGGCCACCATCTCCAGGTCGAGATCGGCCGGATCCAGGCCCACCGAGGCGCCCAGATAGGTACACATCGTGCGTTGGGCGTCTGGGGTCACCAGGATCAGGCAGCGGGCGGTGGAGGCCCCACTGCTGGCGGCAGGGGTCTCGTAGCGGGCGCCAACGGCCCGAATGTCATGGGCAAAGATCGCCCCGAGTTGGTCGTCGCGCACCCTGCCAATAAAGCCAGCCCGACCGCCCAGCTGGGCAATGCCCGCCAGGGTGTTGGCGGCCGATCCGCCGGAGGTTTCCAGGCCCGGGCCCGCACTGGCATAGAGGCGCTCGGCCTGGCCCTCATCCACCAGGGCCATGGTGCCCTTGGTGAGGTTGTGGTTGTCGAGGAAGGCGTCGTCGGCCTGCACCAACACATCCACAATGGCGTTGCCGATGCCTACGACATCGAAGCTTTTGGTGGTCATGGGGTTTTAAAGGCTCAACAGGGCCCGCTTGGGGCCATGGATCGGATCCTCCACCACGATGGTCTGGTCGCGGTTGGCGCCCAGCGAGACAATCGCAATCGGCACCTCCATCAGATCTGCAAGGAAGCGCAGATAAGACATCGCCGTGGGGGGTAGCTCCTCGAGCTTGCGGCAATCGGCAGTGGAGCACTGCCAGCCGGGCAGGGTTTCAAAAATGGGCTTGCAGCGGGAGAAATCCTCAGAGCTGCTGGGGAAGTAATCAATCCGCTGGCCATCTAGTTCATAGGCCACGCACACCTGGATCTGATCGAGCTCGTCGAGCACATCCAGCTTGGTAATGGCCAGGCAATCAAGGCCATTGACCTCCACCGCGTAACGACCGATCACACCGTCAAACCAGCCGCAGCGCCGCCGGCGGCCGGTGGTGGTGCCGTATTCCCCGCCGCGATCGCAGAGGTGATCATTAAGGCTGCCCTCCAGCTCGGTGGGGAAAGGACCTTCGCCGACCCTGGTGGTGTAGGCCTTGGCGACCCCTATTACCCGGTCAATCAGGGTGGGGCCCACCCCGGCGCCGATACAGGCTCCACCACTCACCGGATTGGAGGAGGTGACATATGGATAGGTGCCGTGGTCGAGATCCAGCAGGGTGCCCTGGGCCCCCTCAAACAGGATGTTCTTGCGATCCCGGGCCGCCTGGTGAATCGCCCGGGTGCAGTCGACCACGTGGGGCGCCAGGCGCTGGCCGTAGCTGACGTACTCGGCCACCACGGCCTCAAAATCCAGGGGCTCCAGCCCGTAGAGCTTCTGGAGAATTTCATTCTTGTCAGCTAGGGGGCCAGCCAGCCGTTCCCGCAACTTGGCCTCATCAAGGATGTCGAGGATGCGAATGCCGTTGCGCTCGGCCTTGTCCGCATAGGTGGGGCCAATGCCCCGGCCCGTGGTGCCAATGCGTCGATCACCCCGGCGTAGCTCCATCGCCTGGTCGAGCAGGCGGTGGTACGGCATGGTCACGTGGGCCGTGCTGGCCAATTTCAGGCCACCAATGTCGATGCCGTAGTCGCTGAGCATGTCGAGCTCACCGAGCATCACCTTCGGATCCACGACGGTGCCGGAACCGATCAGGCAAATGGTTTCTGGGTAAAGGATGCCCGAGGGGATCAGGTGCAGCTTGAGCACCTTGTCGTCGACCACGATCGTGTGGCCGGCATTGACCCCGCCCTGGTAACGCACCACCACGTCGGCGGAGCGGCTGAGCAGATCTGTGATCTTCCCCTTGCCCTCGTCACCCCACTGCGCACCGATGACGACAACGTTGGCCAAGGAAACAGCGGCCCGAAGCCGCTTCAAAGCACAATCGGTGAGCTTCTCAGATCAAACGCCCCTTCGTCAAAACCTGGGGCCTAGGCGCCCCTCGCCACATTGACCTCAGCCTTGTTCAACTCCTTGGTAAGACGCTCCCGCAGGGCATCCGGCAAGGGGCGATTGGGATAGTTGGTGTAGTGACCAGCCAGGGAATTCATGGCGGTCTGCATGGTGGTGAAGGAGGCCAAACCGTTCACCGAACTCCTGGGGCGATAGCGGGCCACGTAGTTGTTGATAAGGCTGCGGGCCTGGGTTTCAGCCTCAGGACGGCCAGGGTCGTCGGCGCCCAGGGCGATGGTGGAGAGCAACACATCGGCAACGGCAACCGTGTCATCCAAGTAGTTGCCACTCAAACCGGTTGAGGCGCCGGAGCAGGCGCTCAGGAATAGGCAACTGCAGAGCACCACGGCCAGGAGCGAACTCCTCAGGGCCCCCATCCACCGCTGGCACCAGGCAGGGAAAAGGGAACCCATGGATTTAATGACGTGTATTCGGATCGTAGGTGGCGCTAGAGCCCCTGGCGCTGGCGCTCCAATTGGGGCAGCAGGGTTTGCAACAACTGGGAAGCCGCCAGGTCAGTTTTGGCACCCGTCGCCCGTTCGACCAGCTCCACCAGCCCCTCTGCGGCGCCGCGGCCCACCACCACTCGCCAGGGAATGCCGATCAGATCGGCGTCCTTGAATTTCACCCCCGCCCGCTCCGTTCTGTCATCCAGCAGGCCATCCACGCCTGCCTGCAGCAACTCGTCATAGATCTGCTCGGCCAGGGCACTCTGTTCTGGCTCCGCGGCATTGGCTGGCACCACCACGACTTCGAAAGGGGCAATGGACACGGGCCAACAAATGCCATTGGCATCGTGGTGCTGTTCCACGGCGGCCTGGGCTAGACGGGACACCCCGATGCCGTAACAACCCATCCAGAGCGGCTCCTGCTGGCCCCCCTCAGTGGTGAAGTTGGCCCCGAGGGCCTCTGAGTATTTCCGGCCCAGTTGGAAAATGTGGCCCACCTCAATTCCCCTGGAACTAACCAGTTGCTGAGCCGGGTCGTGGCAGCACCCATCTCCGTCCTGGGCAGCACGCAAATCCACCTGCTCGGGCCTGGCCACCAATTCGCCCCAACTGGCCCCAACCAGGTGCGTATCCAGCTCGTTGGCTCCGCAGACAAAGCGCTCCAGCTCCCCTGCGGTGCTGTCGGCCAGGCGCAGCAGCCGGGGTTGCCAATCCTTGGCGGCGGCAAAGGCAGCGTCTTCGAGATGGGGGCCCATGTAGCCAAAGGGCAGGGGCGGCAAACCCTGCTTTGCCACCTGCTCTGCCGTTAGGGGGGCAAGCTCCAGCAGGGCTCCAAATTCCGCAGGCACCCGCGCCCTGATCGCATTGGCCAGCTTCACCTCGTTGAGCTGTTGATCACCCCGCAGGCTGACCAAAACCGGCTGGGCTGGCGCCTGGGCGAAACGGGCCAACAGCAGCAACACCTTCAAGATCTGGGTGGGATCAAAGCCATGGCCAGAAACCAGCTGATCGATGCTGGTCTGACCGGGGGTGGCCAGGGAAGCAGATGCTCCAGCGGGCAGGGCCACGGCCTGGGGTGCCAGGGAGACCGCCCGTTCCTGGTTGGCGGCATAGCGCCCATCAGGACTGGACAGAATCAGATCCTCGCCGGCATCGGCCGTGACCATGAATTCCTGGCTGGCCGAGCCCCCTATGGCCCCACTGTCGGCCTCAACGGCGACCGCCCGCAGGCCACAGCGCTCAAAAATGCGCCGATAGGCACCATCCATGGCTGCGTAGCCCTCCTTGAGGGATGGCTCATCGGCGTGGAAGGAGTAGGCATCTTTCATGATGAATTCCCTGCTCCGCATCAGGCCAAAGCGGGGTCTGATTTCATCGCGAAACTTGCTCTGGATTTGATAGAGGCTTACCGGTAGTTGCCGGTAGGAGCGCAGCAAATCAGCTGCCAGGGCCGTAATTACCTCCTCATGGGTGGGACCCAGGCCCAATTCCCGACCCTGGCGGTCCTGAAGGTGAAACATGATCCCTTCTCCGGCGGTGTAGCCCGCCCAGCGGCCACTGCGTTCCCAGAGTTCGGCCGGCTGGAGCTGGGGCAGCAGGGTTTCCAATGCTCCGGTGCGATCCATTTCCTGGCGCACGATTTCGGATACCTTGCGCAGCACCCTCCAAAGCAGGGGTAAATAGGCGTAGACCCCGGAGGCCACCCGGCGGATGTAGCCAGCCCGGAGCAGCAACTTGTGGGAGGGAATCTCCGCCTCGGCCGGGTCATCGCGCAACGTCACCAGCATCAGGCGGGAGACGCGCATGGGTCTTGCAAATCAGGTAGTTGCGGAACTTATCACTGTCCTGCAGTGAGCAGCATCACAGGGATACCTCTGCTAGGTTCCCGATTCATTTCCAGCAGTCCAAGGCCCGTCTCGTGCTTCCCCATCCTGGCCAGATCCATGCGGCGGCCAGCCTGGGGCAAGCGGCCAACAGCCTGGAGCTAAACCCCGGGGAACTAGCAGCGGCGATAGCCCAGGAGGGCGGAGATGCCCTGATCGGGATCGATGAGGTTCAGAAAGCAATCAACCGCTCCCGTGCCTCGGTTTATCGCTACACAAATACGGATCCCCGCAACCTCAACCCTCCCTTTAACCCGCGCAAACTCAACCCTGAGTACCGCACCGATCAAAAAGATCCCCTGCTCTTCCACCCCCATGAGGTGGCCCGCTTCGCCCGGGATGTGTTGCGCATTAAGGAAGTCACGGTTGAGGTACTCAACTCACCTTCAACCGCAACCCAGCAGCTGCTGGGATCAATTCTGGAGGAGCTCAAGGCAATCCGCTCCCAGCTTGAGGTCAACCAATCAGTTGGGTAAGGGGCTGAAAAACCCAGAATCCATCTTCTCGAGACTTTTTATTAGCTGGCTTTGACCCGCATCCGCTTGATTTGGGTTTCTAAAGCTATGATGGGTGGCCAGAATCGAATTTAGATCTGATTTAGATCAAATCGATTCATCTGGGTTTCAGCCTTGAAACTCCAGCCAAATTGCCCCCTTCGCCTTCAACAGTGGTTCGCCGTATTTGGCCCACCACACTTCTATGGATCCCGTTCCCCGAGTTTCTGAAACCCGAACTTCATCAACTTCCCCAGCCCTTGCTGAAACTGGCGCGATTGCCCAGGAGCACCAAGGTGAGGCCGCAGAAGACCCCTTCAGTACGGGCCCCCAAGCCCTGCCATACCTGCTTGGCATGGTCATCGCCGTAGCAACCGTAGTGGTACCCATCTTTGCGGTGGTATCAACCCGACCCAATAGCCCCGCGGGAGGTGGCCCAGCCGAGGGTGGCGCCGGATTAACCCAGCCGCTGTAGCAGGAAGCCTTCGTAGCCAAGGGCCTGGAAAATCCTGGCCGGGTCCCCGAAACCAGCGGCATTGACCAGGGCTGTCAAGCGGGCCCTGCCGATCGGGTGCAGACCATGGGTGAGGGCCTCCAGCTCCTCGGTATCGGCCGTCAGGCCGCTTGCCCTTTGGAAGCCGAGCCAGGCCGCTTCCACCTGGGCCTGGAGGGGAGAACGGTCTGGGGCCATCAGATCAACCAGCACCAGTTGGCCCCCAGGTTCAAGGCTGCGGGCCAGGGCTGTAAGGAAGGCCAATTTGGTGCCGTCGTCGGGCAGGGATTGCAAAACCAAGACCGAAAGAGCCCCTGCAAAACAACTTTGGGCCTCCAGCCCCTCAACGGTGGTTTGCTGCCAGTTGATCCCCTCCGAGGCTGGCCCAAGCCGCTGCTGGGCCTCAGCCAACATCTCGGCGGAAGGATCAATCGCCCTTAGCTGCCAATCGGGGCGCTGCGAACGGGCCTCGACCAACTCCGCACCGGTGCCGCAGCCAGCCACCAACACCGAAGCCCCCGGCAGGGAAGCGCGCTGGGAGGCTGCCAGCAGGGCCACGGCCAGGCGAGCCAGGCTGGCGTAGCCGGGAATCAACTGCTGGACGGTGAGGTCGTAGCCCAGGGGAGCAGCCACTCTGAGACGGCAGGGAAGCTGATGCTACGCAGGGCGTCCGGCGTGGATTAAGTTTGGCGGCGCCCTTTCGATTTCCCGACCGTGCCCACCATCCGTTTTGAACAGGAAGGCCAGCAGGTCGGATGCATTGAGGGTGCCAATCTGCGCAAGGCAGCCCTGGATGCGGGAATCAACCCCTACAAGGGCCTAAACAACGTCAACAACTGCGGAGGCCTGGGCCAATGCGGCACCTGCGTAGTTGAGGTGATCGAGGGCGCCAAAAACCTTTCCCCCCGCAGCGACGTCGAGGAGGTGTACCTGGCTGATCGCCCCGCCAACTACCGCCTCAGCTGCCGCACCAGCGTCAACGGCGACGTGACCGTGCGCACCCGACCCAGCAATGCGGTTGGTTCTGGCTCCAACAGCCTGATGGGTGCCCTCAAGGCCCTAATCGGCAGATAGGCCTGCCGGTGAAGCTCTATAGCTACTCATCCTGCAGCACCTGTCGCAAGGCGATTGCATGGCTCAAAGAGCGGGGCTACAGCCCTGAGCCCATAGACATCACCACCATTCCACCCAGCCCTGGGGAATTAGCCCTGGCCCTCGAGCAATTGGGCCGCAAACGGCTGTTCAACACCAGTGGCCTGAGCTATCGGGCCCTGGGCTCGGCCGTGGTCAACGCCATGGACGACGACCAGGCATTGGCAGCCCTCGCCGCCGATGGCAAATTGATCAAGCGCCCCTTCCTGGTGATCGATGGCCCGAGGGTGGTAACGGGCTTCAAGGCTGAGGAGTGGCAGGAGCTGCTTTAGGGCTAGCTGCACTGGCAGGGAAGTCGGCACTGGCAGCAGCCGTGGTGAGGGCATCAAGCT
This genomic interval from Cyanobium sp. WAJ14-Wanaka contains the following:
- a CDS encoding class I SAM-dependent methyltransferase, translating into MAAPLGYDLTVQQLIPGYASLARLAVALLAASQRASLPGASVLVAGCGTGAELVEARSQRPDWQLRAIDPSAEMLAEAQQRLGPASEGINWQQTTVEGLEAQSCFAGALSVLVLQSLPDDGTKLAFLTALARSLEPGGQLVLVDLMAPDRSPLQAQVEAAWLGFQRASGLTADTEELEALTHGLHPIGRARLTALVNAAGFGDPARIFQALGYEGFLLQRLG
- a CDS encoding 2Fe-2S iron-sulfur cluster-binding protein, which produces MPTIRFEQEGQQVGCIEGANLRKAALDAGINPYKGLNNVNNCGGLGQCGTCVVEVIEGAKNLSPRSDVEEVYLADRPANYRLSCRTSVNGDVTVRTRPSNAVGSGSNSLMGALKALIGR
- a CDS encoding Spx/MgsR family RNA polymerase-binding regulatory protein, with protein sequence MKLYSYSSCSTCRKAIAWLKERGYSPEPIDITTIPPSPGELALALEQLGRKRLFNTSGLSYRALGSAVVNAMDDDQALAALAADGKLIKRPFLVIDGPRVVTGFKAEEWQELL